A portion of the Gossypium arboreum isolate Shixiya-1 chromosome 8, ASM2569848v2, whole genome shotgun sequence genome contains these proteins:
- the LOC108467751 gene encoding DNA-binding protein BIN4: MNNSREDSPDWLRSFQAPTSTLTLSSDSNSSPNGSPRRVDKTDADDEDTLEKRNHDKVNQKPSGKKENDAFKDSEGSEEDGKVAAEEMSEKHLGSHAVNHSIWTLSSDSESSPGHSPQGKQKVSLSQESGEASDPVLTGRANRSPLKKTSKGKSPKKGVKARGQTPKKEKNVKDDAKITENDVNVETAEEEASEKHIEPHVSTSRLPLVLSEKVHRSKALVECEGDSIDLSGDMGAVGRIVVSGSASENHEMFLDLKGTIYKTTIVPCRTFCIVSFGQTEAKIEAIMNDFIQLKPQSNVYEAETMVEGTLEGFSFDSEDEAEKIPKAIPHQTDQNEDIDGQMNGKSKGRADKTSMVSRKRGKTGGGKSQPAKKARKKAISKKPKAKK; this comes from the exons ATGAACAATTCCAGGGAAGATTCTCCAGATTGGCTGCGCTCTTTTCAG GCACCGACTTCTACGCTGACATTATCTTCGGATTCCAATTCTTCTCCAAATGGTAGCCCGCGTAGGGTTGATAAAACTGATGCTGATGATGAAGACACATTGGAAAAGAGAAACCACGATAAAGTAAATCAAAAGCCTTCTGGAAAGAAGGAAAACGACGCCTTCAAGGACTCTGAAG GGAGTGAGGAGGATGGAAAGGTCGCTGCGGAAGAAATGTCTGAGAAACACTTGGGATCTCAT GCAGTAAATCATTCGATATGGACGTTATCATCCGATTCTGAGTCTTCTCCTGGCCATTCTCCTCAAGGGAAGCAGAAAGTGTCTCTATCTCAAGAGAGTGGAGAGGCAAGTGATCCAGTTCTGACTGGCAGGGCCAACAGGTCTCCACTAAAGAAGACTTCTAAAGGAAAATCTCCAAAGAAGGGGGTAAAAGCAAGGGGTCAGACTCCCAAAAAGGAGAAGAATGTGAAAGATGATGCGAAGATAACAG AAAATGATGTTAATGTGGAAACTGCCGAGGAGGAGGCTTCTGAAAAGCACATCGAACCTCAT GTTTCTACCTCAAGGTTGCCTTTGGTGCTGTCTGAGAAAGTTCACCGCTCAAAG GCACTTGTTGAGTGCGAAGGGGATTCCATAGATTTGAGTGGCGATATGGGGGCTGTTGGTCGAATTGTAGTTTCTGGTTCTGCATCTGAAAATCATGAGATGTTCTTAGACTTAAAAG GAACCATTTACAAAACAACAATAGTGCCTTGCAGAACATTTTGCATT GTTAGCTTTGGTCAGACTGAGGCTAAG ATAGAGGCTATCATGAACGACTTCATTCAGCTAAAGCCACAATCCAATGTTTATGAAGCAGAAACGATGGTAGAAG GTACACTAGAGGGCTTCTCATTTGATTCTGAGGATGAAGCTGAGAAGATACCAAAGGCAATTCCGCATCAGACTGATCAAAATGAGGACATTGATGGCCAAATGAACGGGAAATCCAAAGGAAGAGCTGACAAAACATCT ATGGTGTCACGGAAGAGAGGTAAAACTGGTGGAGGAAAGTCGCAGCCAGCCAAGAAAGCTAGAAAGAAGGCCATTTCAAAGAAACCCAAGGCCAAAAAATGA